From Microbacterium sp. LWH11-1.2, one genomic window encodes:
- a CDS encoding carbohydrate ABC transporter permease, with protein sequence MNPRASLRSRIGLGIAVAAVLIFTLFPVYWMVSSAFDKKASSGGQSLLPQEFTFDNFAFVLNEGGFGTFLRNSAIVALVTVLVSALVCLLAAVAVARFRFKFRTTVLMMILVVQMVPLEALVIPLFLQVKSLGLLNSILGLMIVYIALSLAFGIWMLRGFVAAVPVELEEAAYIDGASWWRMFRSILLPLVMPGLVATSIFSFITAWNEFIFAMTILGAETDQYTVSIGLKSFFGLFSNDWGSIMAASTIITVPVMIFFVIVQRRLASGMVAGAVKG encoded by the coding sequence GTGAATCCCCGCGCTTCGCTCCGGTCCCGCATCGGACTCGGCATCGCGGTCGCCGCGGTCCTGATCTTCACGCTGTTCCCGGTCTACTGGATGGTGTCGAGCGCCTTCGACAAGAAGGCGTCCAGCGGTGGGCAGTCGCTGCTCCCGCAGGAGTTCACGTTCGACAACTTCGCGTTCGTGCTCAACGAGGGCGGCTTCGGAACCTTCCTGCGCAACTCCGCGATCGTCGCCCTCGTGACCGTCCTCGTCAGCGCCCTCGTCTGCCTGCTGGCGGCGGTCGCCGTCGCGCGCTTCCGCTTCAAGTTCCGCACCACCGTCCTCATGATGATCCTCGTCGTGCAGATGGTGCCGCTCGAGGCCCTCGTGATCCCGTTGTTCCTCCAGGTGAAGAGCCTCGGACTGCTGAACAGCATCCTCGGCCTGATGATCGTCTACATCGCCCTGTCGCTCGCGTTCGGCATCTGGATGCTGCGCGGCTTCGTCGCCGCCGTCCCCGTCGAGCTCGAGGAGGCCGCGTACATCGACGGCGCGAGCTGGTGGCGCATGTTCCGCTCGATCCTGCTGCCGCTGGTCATGCCCGGCCTCGTCGCGACCAGCATCTTCAGCTTCATCACGGCCTGGAACGAGTTCATCTTCGCGATGACGATCCTCGGCGCCGAGACCGACCAGTACACCGTCTCGATCGGCCTGAAGTCCTTCTTCGGACTGTTCTCGAACGACTGGGGCAGCATCATGGCCGCCTCGACGATCATCACGGTTCCTGTCATGATCTTCTTCGTGATCGTTCAGCGCCGCCTCGCCTCCGGCATGGTCGCGGGAGCGGTGAAGGGATGA
- a CDS encoding sugar ABC transporter substrate-binding protein gives MHKRILPVVALGAAATLGLAACAGGATESGTDGEGQELTVWIMKGTNPDATAFYDKVSEAFEDETGATVTIEEIQWADAHDRFVTSIAGGTTPDIAETGTTWTAEFADAGALEPLDEYVDAEKGLRDDLVEGLAVAGTYDDALYGMPWYAGVRSIVYRTDVFEELGLEAPKTWDDIVTAGEAIKAAKPEMLPFPVAGDAEFQVYPWVWGAGGEIATQDGGEWTSELDSKESQAGIEFYTGLATQHGFSSAGATTWKETDLRDAFTQGNVAMMLSGSWTPKALIEANPDLEGKIGAAVIPGEDGGIAPSVLGGSHLSVFNTTKNADLAWEFVKLMTTGEFAEQWSNETGYFPGVQSAMEEALASTDPLVAPFAEQMVDGGASVPVTPNFGAVQAKKTTNAMIQAILSGQKDVATATKDAAAEMTELLNQ, from the coding sequence ATGCACAAGCGCATTCTTCCGGTCGTGGCGCTGGGCGCCGCGGCCACGCTCGGCCTGGCGGCCTGCGCCGGCGGTGCCACCGAGAGCGGCACCGACGGAGAGGGCCAGGAGCTCACCGTCTGGATCATGAAGGGCACCAACCCCGACGCGACCGCCTTCTACGACAAGGTCTCCGAGGCCTTCGAAGATGAGACTGGCGCGACGGTGACGATCGAGGAGATCCAGTGGGCCGACGCCCACGATCGCTTCGTGACCTCCATCGCCGGCGGCACCACCCCCGACATCGCCGAGACCGGCACCACCTGGACCGCCGAGTTCGCCGACGCCGGCGCGCTCGAGCCGCTCGACGAGTACGTCGACGCGGAGAAGGGTCTGCGCGACGACCTCGTCGAGGGCCTCGCGGTCGCCGGCACCTACGACGACGCGCTCTACGGCATGCCGTGGTACGCGGGCGTCCGCTCGATCGTCTACCGCACCGACGTGTTCGAGGAGCTCGGTCTCGAGGCTCCGAAGACGTGGGACGACATCGTCACCGCAGGCGAGGCCATCAAGGCCGCGAAGCCCGAGATGCTCCCGTTCCCCGTCGCCGGCGACGCCGAGTTCCAGGTCTACCCCTGGGTCTGGGGCGCAGGCGGAGAGATCGCCACGCAGGACGGCGGCGAGTGGACCAGCGAGCTCGACAGCAAGGAGTCGCAGGCCGGCATCGAGTTCTACACGGGCCTCGCGACGCAGCACGGGTTCTCGTCGGCCGGTGCCACCACCTGGAAGGAGACCGACCTCCGTGACGCGTTCACGCAGGGCAACGTCGCCATGATGCTCTCGGGCTCGTGGACCCCGAAGGCGCTCATCGAGGCGAACCCCGACCTCGAGGGCAAGATCGGCGCGGCGGTCATCCCCGGCGAAGACGGCGGCATCGCTCCGTCCGTGCTCGGCGGGTCGCACCTCTCCGTGTTCAACACCACGAAGAACGCCGACCTCGCGTGGGAGTTCGTCAAGCTCATGACCACCGGCGAGTTCGCCGAGCAGTGGTCCAACGAGACCGGCTACTTCCCGGGCGTCCAGTCGGCCATGGAGGAGGCCCTGGCCTCGACCGACCCGCTCGTCGCGCCGTTCGCCGAGCAGATGGTCGACGGCGGAGCATCCGTCCCGGTCACGCCGAACTTCGGAGCCGTCCAGGCGAAGAAGACGACCAACGCCATGATCCAGGCCATCCTCAGCGGGCAGAAGGACGTCGCGACCGCGACGAAGGACGCCGCCGCCGAGATGACCGAACTGCTCAACCAGTAA
- a CDS encoding fused MFS/spermidine synthase yields MGRMRSRDTEHPQARLDHGGIARIVPSEFTTGFELVVDETPQSHVDLDDPTHLHFEYIVRMGAVIDQLPPGPLTAVHLGAGALTIPRYIDATRPGSRQQVIELEAPLAQLVREHLPLPKGAGIRIRIGDAREGVRRLPAALQENCDLVVSDVYSGAQTPAHLTSIEFYRELAALLAPAGVLLVNVADGPGLAFARRQAATIAEVLPEIGILADTQVLKGRRFGNLVIAASAAPLPTEWLPRMLAAGPHPAKIAQGAEVDAFVQGARVVTDADAVASPRPDASLFLR; encoded by the coding sequence ATGGGACGGATGCGATCGCGGGACACCGAGCACCCCCAGGCCCGCCTCGATCACGGCGGAATCGCCCGCATCGTGCCGAGCGAGTTCACCACCGGATTCGAGCTCGTCGTCGACGAGACTCCACAGTCGCATGTCGATCTGGACGACCCCACCCACCTGCACTTCGAGTACATCGTGCGCATGGGCGCGGTGATCGATCAGCTGCCTCCCGGCCCTCTCACCGCGGTGCACCTCGGCGCGGGAGCGCTGACGATCCCCCGCTACATCGATGCCACGCGTCCCGGTTCGCGACAGCAGGTGATCGAGCTCGAGGCGCCGCTCGCGCAGCTCGTCCGAGAGCATCTGCCTCTCCCGAAGGGCGCCGGCATCCGCATCCGCATCGGCGACGCACGGGAAGGGGTCCGCCGGCTCCCCGCCGCCCTGCAGGAGAACTGCGACCTCGTCGTCTCCGATGTCTACTCCGGCGCGCAGACGCCTGCGCACCTCACCAGCATCGAGTTCTACCGCGAGCTCGCCGCACTCCTCGCTCCGGCCGGTGTGCTGTTGGTGAACGTCGCGGACGGGCCGGGCCTCGCGTTCGCCCGGCGTCAGGCCGCCACGATCGCCGAGGTGCTCCCCGAGATCGGCATCCTCGCCGACACGCAGGTGCTGAAGGGGCGGCGATTCGGGAACCTCGTGATCGCGGCATCCGCTGCTCCGCTCCCGACCGAGTGGCTTCCGCGGATGCTGGCGGCCGGTCCGCATCCCGCGAAGATCGCTCAGGGCGCCGAAGTCGACGCCTTCGTGCAGGGCGCGCGCGTGGTCACGGATGCCGACGCCGTGGCATCCCCGCGCCCTGACGCGTCGCTCTTCCTGCGCTGA
- a CDS encoding DUF3054 domain-containing protein, giving the protein MRFLPAVIVDALFVLIFAAIGRASHQEDPAGFLLTAWPFLVALVIGHLAAALLPGRPRRPWSLMWGAIVWVVTVAGGMLVRVLAGDTAEVPFIIVATIVLGVFLVGWRGIAALVRRVRGSQPTGDAAVADDPAEPID; this is encoded by the coding sequence ATGAGGTTCCTCCCCGCAGTCATCGTCGACGCCCTCTTCGTACTGATCTTCGCCGCGATCGGTCGCGCGTCGCATCAGGAGGACCCGGCGGGATTCCTGCTGACGGCCTGGCCGTTCCTGGTCGCTCTGGTGATCGGGCACCTCGCGGCCGCACTGCTGCCGGGCAGGCCCCGCCGACCGTGGTCCCTGATGTGGGGTGCGATCGTCTGGGTGGTGACGGTCGCGGGCGGGATGCTCGTGCGCGTCCTCGCCGGCGACACCGCGGAGGTGCCGTTCATCATCGTCGCGACGATCGTGCTCGGCGTCTTCCTCGTCGGCTGGCGCGGGATCGCGGCGCTCGTGCGGCGCGTCCGCGGCTCTCAGCCCACCGGTGACGCGGCCGTGGCCGACGACCCCGCCGAGCCGATCGACTGA
- a CDS encoding 2-phosphosulfolactate phosphatase, giving the protein MSSPFDQSTYQVRLDWGTAGLARLAPADIVVVVDVLRFSSTVADAVAGGHEIDLSDAVEWSTNGAAVAAAASADATVFVGGIRNASAVARAVQTVQERRQERTSVAVIAAGEWDEAGRPRFAVEDHLGAGAIIAALTDLGIDHTAPDAAVAAEGFRALRRALRHLLSASGSARELEVGVPSTERMAASGVVPTAPGDAAVLDAVDAVPVLRDGLFTRFE; this is encoded by the coding sequence ATGTCGTCGCCGTTCGATCAGTCCACGTATCAGGTCCGTCTCGACTGGGGGACCGCGGGCCTCGCCCGTCTGGCCCCGGCCGACATCGTCGTGGTCGTCGACGTGCTGCGGTTCTCCTCGACGGTGGCGGATGCCGTCGCCGGTGGCCACGAGATCGACCTGTCCGACGCGGTGGAGTGGTCGACCAACGGCGCAGCCGTGGCGGCGGCCGCGAGTGCCGACGCCACGGTGTTCGTCGGCGGCATCCGCAACGCCTCCGCGGTGGCCCGGGCCGTGCAGACGGTGCAGGAGCGCCGGCAGGAGCGGACCTCGGTCGCCGTCATCGCGGCGGGGGAGTGGGACGAGGCGGGGCGTCCCCGGTTCGCGGTCGAGGATCACCTCGGCGCGGGAGCGATCATCGCGGCGCTCACGGATCTGGGCATCGACCACACGGCACCGGACGCGGCGGTCGCGGCAGAGGGGTTCCGCGCGCTGCGGAGGGCCCTCCGTCATCTGCTGAGCGCGAGCGGCTCGGCCCGCGAGCTCGAGGTCGGCGTGCCGTCGACCGAGCGGATGGCGGCATCCGGCGTGGTGCCGACCGCGCCGGGGGATGCGGCCGTGCTCGACGCGGTCGACGCCGTGCCGGTGCTGCGCGACGGGCTGTTCACGCGTTTCGAGTGA
- a CDS encoding LCP family protein yields the protein MPRRSRDDDRSTAARHADTRTRGAAPRFLKITGIVLAIVLTSALAVVAFVVVDLVNRMGDGAVTLEDAPEVEPPTIDAYPGEFSMLIIGTDECGEVSTGLLGERCSEADGGVLNDVNLLVHVSAEPRNVTVVSFPRDLMMSTPECTLADGSVASATDYSAINEIYQRAGLSCVAKSVTDLTGIEIPFAAKIGFDGVMEVTDAIGGVEVCIGGEGIRDEQTGIDWPAGMRSVSGIEALQFIRTRHGVGDGSDLARISNQQQYMSRLVQKIMSDEVLTDPAKLLGLANTVVDNIEPSDELSNPIRLAQLALSVKDVPFSDFAFLQYPVFVDPDDEDRRVPDYDAAETIWAALRAGQAVQITGDVTTNEGVELVDPAPGTEEETPEGETPSTDAPATRAPLAPSVSGQTADQETCANGRQN from the coding sequence ATGCCCAGACGCTCCCGAGACGACGACCGATCCACCGCCGCTCGCCACGCGGACACGCGCACACGCGGCGCCGCCCCGCGGTTCCTGAAGATCACCGGCATCGTGCTGGCGATCGTCCTCACGTCGGCGCTCGCCGTCGTCGCATTCGTCGTCGTGGACCTCGTCAACCGCATGGGCGACGGCGCCGTGACCCTGGAGGATGCCCCCGAGGTCGAGCCGCCGACGATCGACGCCTACCCCGGTGAGTTCAGCATGCTCATCATCGGCACCGACGAGTGCGGCGAGGTCTCGACCGGCCTGCTCGGCGAGCGCTGCTCGGAAGCGGACGGGGGCGTGCTCAACGACGTCAACCTGCTCGTGCATGTCTCCGCCGAGCCGCGGAACGTCACCGTGGTGTCCTTCCCCCGCGACCTCATGATGTCGACGCCGGAGTGCACCCTGGCGGATGGATCGGTCGCCTCGGCCACCGACTACTCCGCCATCAACGAGATCTACCAGCGCGCCGGCCTCTCCTGCGTCGCGAAGAGCGTCACCGATCTGACCGGCATCGAGATCCCCTTCGCGGCCAAGATCGGTTTCGACGGCGTGATGGAGGTCACCGATGCGATCGGGGGCGTCGAGGTCTGCATCGGCGGCGAAGGCATCCGCGACGAGCAGACCGGCATCGACTGGCCCGCCGGCATGCGCTCGGTGTCCGGCATCGAGGCACTGCAGTTCATCCGCACGCGACACGGTGTCGGCGACGGCAGCGATCTCGCCCGCATCTCCAACCAGCAGCAGTACATGTCGCGACTGGTCCAGAAGATCATGAGCGACGAGGTCCTCACCGACCCGGCGAAGCTGCTCGGCCTCGCCAACACCGTGGTCGACAACATCGAGCCGAGCGATGAGCTCTCCAACCCGATCCGCCTGGCCCAGCTGGCCCTCTCGGTCAAGGACGTGCCCTTCTCGGACTTCGCGTTCCTGCAGTATCCGGTGTTCGTGGACCCGGATGACGAGGACAGACGAGTGCCCGACTACGACGCGGCCGAGACGATCTGGGCCGCGCTGCGCGCCGGACAGGCCGTGCAGATCACGGGCGACGTGACGACCAATGAGGGCGTCGAGCTCGTGGATCCGGCGCCCGGGACCGAGGAGGAGACTCCGGAGGGCGAGACACCCTCGACCGACGCCCCGGCCACCCGCGCCCCGCTCGCCCCGAGCGTCTCGGGCCAGACCGCGGATCAGGAGACCTGCGCGAACGGCAGGCAGAACTGA
- a CDS encoding FtsX-like permease family protein, with product MTAVATVVPETAATGPRLAWLRDRGMGASILVAALSAAFGVILVEVTAYIGAVLQADPLIGDSGTLAFIVGMLSILLTAVAMYVAAIVTANTFATIIAGRTRQIALMRLIGATARSQRAQVGRQGFLVGVLGAGIGLLAGLLLAVMGVQIGSQLLDNDPTGFSLAQPFIVLPVVGVALTTWAAAWAGSRRVLSVTPLQALGGSVERTHDEVSGKPARHIGSWILLISGAVLLLGGVVIGLVSPLGVVVAFFGGILSFTGLVLGSVMFMPPVLRLVGRMFGSSATARLAAENALRYPERSSRMAIGVVMGVTLVTMFAVALESAKRLMMSQVTGEIPEEFFAPFDAFAAIMMVLVAVSAVIAAVGLVNLLTIGVVQRRRELGLLRSIGLSNAQVRTMVLLEATHITVTATLTGLVLGVVYGWIAAQSLLGSVPTLPDFTPAGLVAPQIPWIPVAIIVVATAVLTLVAAATPTRLATRVAPVEALAAD from the coding sequence ATGACCGCCGTCGCCACGGTCGTCCCCGAGACCGCCGCCACCGGTCCGCGCCTCGCGTGGCTCCGCGACCGGGGCATGGGGGCGAGCATCCTCGTGGCCGCCCTGTCGGCGGCGTTCGGCGTGATCCTCGTCGAGGTCACGGCGTACATCGGCGCGGTGCTGCAGGCCGATCCGCTCATCGGCGACAGCGGCACCCTCGCCTTCATCGTGGGGATGCTGTCGATCCTGCTGACCGCGGTCGCGATGTATGTCGCCGCGATCGTCACGGCCAACACCTTCGCGACGATCATCGCCGGACGCACCCGGCAGATCGCTCTGATGCGCCTCATCGGCGCGACCGCGCGCTCGCAGCGCGCGCAGGTCGGCAGGCAGGGCTTCCTCGTCGGCGTGCTCGGAGCGGGGATCGGGCTGCTCGCGGGACTGCTGCTGGCGGTAATGGGCGTGCAGATCGGGTCCCAGCTCCTCGACAACGACCCGACCGGGTTCTCGCTCGCGCAGCCGTTCATCGTGCTGCCGGTCGTCGGCGTCGCCCTCACCACCTGGGCCGCGGCGTGGGCCGGGTCGCGTCGGGTGCTCTCGGTCACCCCGCTGCAGGCTCTCGGCGGCTCGGTCGAGCGCACGCACGACGAGGTGTCCGGGAAGCCGGCGCGGCACATCGGCTCCTGGATCCTGCTGATCTCGGGAGCGGTGCTGCTCCTCGGCGGCGTCGTGATCGGTCTGGTGAGTCCGCTCGGGGTCGTCGTGGCGTTCTTCGGCGGCATCCTCTCGTTCACCGGACTCGTCCTCGGGTCGGTGATGTTCATGCCGCCGGTGCTGCGCCTGGTCGGGCGGATGTTCGGGTCGAGTGCGACCGCCCGTCTCGCGGCGGAGAACGCGCTGCGGTATCCGGAGCGGTCGTCGCGCATGGCGATCGGCGTTGTCATGGGCGTGACGCTGGTGACGATGTTCGCGGTCGCGCTGGAGTCGGCGAAGCGGCTCATGATGAGCCAGGTGACCGGAGAGATCCCGGAGGAGTTCTTCGCGCCGTTCGACGCGTTCGCCGCGATCATGATGGTGCTCGTGGCGGTCTCGGCGGTGATCGCGGCCGTCGGACTCGTCAACCTCCTCACGATCGGCGTGGTGCAGCGTCGCCGCGAGCTCGGACTCCTGCGTTCGATCGGACTGTCGAACGCCCAGGTGCGGACGATGGTGCTCCTCGAGGCGACGCACATCACGGTCACCGCGACCCTGACCGGGCTCGTCCTGGGCGTCGTCTACGGCTGGATCGCAGCGCAGTCGCTGCTCGGCTCCGTGCCGACCCTGCCGGACTTCACGCCGGCCGGACTCGTGGCGCCGCAGATCCCGTGGATCCCGGTGGCGATCATCGTCGTGGCCACCGCCGTGCTCACTCTCGTCGCCGCCGCGACGCCCACCCGACTGGCGACACGAGTGGCCCCGGTCGAGGCGCTCGCCGCCGACTGA
- a CDS encoding SprT-like domain-containing protein, whose translation MAELDRVRIWGEALIRLHLDDSWSFGFDNAKRRAGLCDYTKKRITVSRYLAARFEDDEIHQVLLHEVAHALAGHTAAHGPAWKGVARDLGYVGGTTHRGETAVELAPWVGRCPAGHVTYRHRRPTRATSCARCSRTFDPRYVFSWTRREITTDARLSAQMPR comes from the coding sequence ATGGCCGAACTTGACCGTGTGCGCATCTGGGGCGAGGCACTGATCAGGCTGCATCTGGATGACAGCTGGTCCTTCGGCTTCGACAACGCCAAGCGCCGTGCCGGACTGTGCGATTACACGAAGAAGCGCATCACCGTGTCGCGGTATCTCGCCGCCCGCTTCGAGGACGACGAGATCCATCAGGTGCTTCTGCACGAGGTCGCGCATGCCCTCGCCGGGCACACCGCGGCGCACGGCCCGGCCTGGAAGGGCGTCGCACGCGACCTCGGCTACGTCGGCGGCACCACGCACCGCGGCGAGACCGCCGTCGAGCTCGCCCCGTGGGTCGGCCGCTGCCCGGCCGGACACGTCACGTATCGCCACCGCCGCCCCACGAGAGCGACCTCGTGCGCGCGGTGCTCGCGCACCTTCGACCCGCGGTACGTGTTCTCCTGGACGCGCCGCGAGATCACGACCGACGCACGCCTGTCCGCCCAGATGCCGCGCTGA
- a CDS encoding sugar ABC transporter permease — protein sequence MSMVQAPLPTTKAESTSASVVGGRPKRGVSLLKARPWLLLAPGLIILAVLMLWPLVQVVIYSLQDYGLREINTGENNWIGLENYAEALTNPTLWTVVLPNTVGFAAVAVFVTVAVGTLVALLLARLGTTWRVIVSSCIMVAWAMPAVTGTYVWTFIFDADRGIFNTVLKDLGLMDGSVNWFTNQWSFYAIVLLNVVHHGFPFVAITVLAGLLGVSKEMLEAAALDGAGAWRRFWKIIFPTLKPVFSVVIILSTIWDFKVFAQVYLMPGGSGGNRSVLNLGVWSYVESFGQNRYGFGAALAVLLTLVLIGITIVYIRSLMKEDEL from the coding sequence ATGTCGATGGTGCAAGCGCCACTGCCGACCACGAAGGCGGAGTCCACCTCCGCCTCCGTGGTCGGCGGCCGGCCGAAGCGGGGCGTCTCGCTCCTCAAGGCCCGCCCCTGGCTCCTCCTCGCTCCCGGGCTGATCATCCTCGCGGTGCTCATGCTCTGGCCGCTCGTCCAGGTCGTCATCTACTCTCTGCAGGACTACGGCCTGCGCGAGATCAACACGGGCGAGAACAACTGGATCGGCCTCGAGAACTACGCCGAGGCGCTCACCAACCCGACGCTCTGGACGGTGGTGCTGCCGAACACGGTCGGCTTCGCGGCCGTCGCCGTCTTCGTCACCGTGGCGGTCGGCACGCTCGTCGCCCTGCTGCTCGCCCGCCTCGGCACCACGTGGCGCGTCATCGTGTCGAGCTGCATCATGGTCGCGTGGGCGATGCCCGCCGTGACCGGCACCTATGTCTGGACCTTCATCTTCGATGCCGACCGCGGCATCTTCAACACCGTGCTCAAGGACCTGGGTCTCATGGACGGCTCGGTCAACTGGTTCACGAACCAGTGGTCGTTCTATGCCATCGTTCTCCTCAACGTCGTGCACCACGGATTCCCGTTCGTCGCGATCACGGTGCTCGCCGGTCTCCTCGGCGTCTCGAAGGAGATGCTCGAGGCGGCGGCCCTCGACGGCGCCGGCGCCTGGCGCCGCTTCTGGAAGATCATCTTCCCGACGCTCAAGCCGGTGTTCTCGGTCGTGATCATCCTGTCGACCATCTGGGACTTCAAGGTGTTCGCGCAGGTCTATCTGATGCCCGGCGGCAGCGGAGGCAACCGCTCCGTGCTCAACCTCGGCGTCTGGTCGTATGTCGAGTCGTTCGGCCAGAACCGGTACGGCTTCGGCGCCGCTCTCGCGGTGCTGCTGACGCTCGTCCTGATCGGCATCACGATCGTCTACATCCGCTCCCTCATGAAGGAGGACGAGCTGTGA
- a CDS encoding glycoside hydrolase family 3 N-terminal domain-containing protein → MSIELERLANGVLWPGFLGTEAPSWLLDELRDGLAGVVYFGQNVGDGLADLSDEILAANPDALIGIDEEGGSVTRLESASGSTVPGAAQLGLLDDLVATERTGAELARRVRAVGANVILGPVADVNTDPSNPVIGVRAFGADEDLVSRHVVATVDGIQDGAVAACVKHFPGHGDTHVDSHHALPEISLDIEEFERVHLEPFRAAIDAGVDAVMTAHIVVPAWGEAPATLNPRVLGMLREWGFDGVIITDALDMAAIRETVGIGGGAALALAAGADLLCIGNPTNPGAAAFPDQDRRDFLAARDGIVDALRDGSLSRERVEEAARRVAVLAARLRIAADGQHETTEEFDAAEIVRRVVSFTGHAPAAASGLAVIDARRRSSLAVDSAAGYVSNALAADGFRVRLDVASNPVAEQDRVLDEAATAAGTTVVLIDRPDADAAQRALVERAAVRDPQAVVVNVGLPARHPLPLPTVEVAAASRLGAQVARETLLGRSAPPERVDAAG, encoded by the coding sequence ATGAGCATCGAACTCGAACGTCTCGCCAACGGTGTGCTCTGGCCCGGGTTCCTCGGGACGGAGGCGCCGTCCTGGCTCCTCGACGAGCTGCGCGACGGTCTCGCCGGGGTGGTCTACTTCGGGCAGAACGTCGGCGACGGGCTCGCAGACCTGAGCGACGAGATCCTCGCCGCCAACCCCGATGCCCTGATCGGCATCGACGAGGAGGGCGGAAGCGTCACCCGGCTGGAGTCCGCCTCCGGCTCGACCGTCCCCGGCGCCGCGCAGCTGGGCCTGCTCGACGATCTCGTCGCCACCGAGCGGACCGGCGCCGAGCTCGCTCGGCGCGTGCGTGCCGTCGGCGCGAACGTGATCCTCGGGCCGGTCGCCGACGTCAACACCGACCCCAGCAATCCGGTCATCGGCGTGCGCGCGTTCGGGGCCGATGAGGACCTGGTCTCCCGGCACGTCGTCGCGACGGTCGACGGCATCCAGGACGGCGCGGTCGCCGCGTGCGTCAAGCACTTCCCGGGTCACGGCGACACGCACGTCGACTCGCATCATGCGCTGCCCGAGATCTCCCTCGACATCGAGGAGTTCGAGCGCGTGCACCTGGAGCCCTTCCGTGCCGCGATCGACGCCGGAGTGGATGCCGTCATGACGGCGCACATCGTCGTCCCCGCCTGGGGTGAGGCGCCGGCGACCCTGAATCCCCGAGTCCTGGGGATGCTGCGCGAGTGGGGCTTCGACGGCGTGATCATCACCGATGCGCTCGACATGGCCGCCATCCGCGAGACCGTCGGCATCGGAGGCGGGGCGGCTCTCGCGCTCGCCGCCGGCGCGGACCTCCTCTGCATCGGCAATCCGACCAACCCCGGCGCGGCCGCGTTCCCCGACCAGGACCGACGCGACTTCCTCGCCGCCCGCGACGGCATCGTCGACGCCCTGCGCGACGGATCGCTCTCACGGGAGCGGGTCGAAGAGGCCGCTCGGCGGGTCGCCGTGCTCGCTGCACGGCTCCGGATCGCCGCGGACGGGCAGCACGAGACGACCGAGGAGTTCGACGCGGCCGAGATCGTCCGTCGCGTCGTCTCGTTCACAGGTCACGCCCCGGCGGCGGCATCCGGACTCGCGGTGATCGACGCGCGGCGCCGATCGTCGCTGGCGGTCGACAGCGCCGCGGGCTACGTCTCCAACGCGCTCGCCGCGGACGGCTTCCGCGTGCGGCTCGACGTCGCGAGCAATCCGGTGGCCGAGCAGGACCGAGTCCTCGACGAGGCCGCCACGGCGGCCGGGACCACCGTGGTCCTGATCGATCGGCCCGACGCGGATGCCGCGCAGCGCGCGCTCGTGGAACGTGCGGCGGTCCGCGACCCGCAGGCGGTCGTCGTGAACGTCGGCCTGCCCGCTCGGCATCCGCTGCCTCTGCCGACCGTCGAGGTCGCGGCGGCCAGTCGACTCGGCGCCCAGGTCGCGAGGGAGACCCTGCTGGGTCGCTCCGCCCCGCCCGAGAGGGTCGACGCCGCCGGCTGA
- a CDS encoding MurR/RpiR family transcriptional regulator, giving the protein MDADVLALVRRSLPKLSAAEARVAETILGDPTLVIDLAINDLAKLCRTSLSTVARFAQTLGYSGYRELRVAVARTVTLAQAQQARFGLDSTTIDPEDEPPAIAAKLAAMEIDAIEKTALAIDAAGIDRVARAVVAARHIDLFGQAASSLTAQDLQLKLSRIGCSVSHSPDPHLAVTTASLRTSDDVAIAFSHGGETLETVRALEVARDAGALVVAVTSVADSTLAQVADVVLLTHAHESPFRMAAMSSRIAQLALVDVLFVRVVQHRGEPVAVSLQLTHDAAAPRRRR; this is encoded by the coding sequence ATGGACGCCGACGTTCTCGCACTGGTGCGACGCTCGCTGCCGAAGCTGAGCGCGGCCGAGGCGCGCGTCGCGGAGACCATCCTGGGCGACCCGACGCTCGTGATCGACCTCGCGATCAACGATCTCGCGAAGCTCTGCCGCACGTCGCTGTCGACGGTCGCGCGCTTCGCGCAGACGCTCGGCTACAGCGGGTATCGCGAGCTGCGGGTCGCCGTCGCGCGCACCGTCACGCTCGCGCAGGCTCAGCAGGCGCGGTTCGGGCTCGACAGCACGACGATCGACCCCGAGGACGAGCCTCCCGCCATCGCCGCCAAGCTCGCCGCGATGGAGATCGACGCGATCGAGAAGACCGCGCTGGCGATCGACGCGGCCGGAATCGATCGCGTCGCGAGGGCCGTGGTTGCGGCCCGGCACATCGACCTCTTCGGGCAGGCCGCCTCGTCCCTGACCGCGCAGGATCTGCAGTTGAAGCTGTCCCGCATCGGCTGCTCGGTGTCGCATTCGCCCGACCCGCATCTCGCCGTGACGACGGCGTCGCTGCGTACGAGCGACGACGTGGCCATCGCGTTCTCCCACGGCGGGGAGACCCTGGAGACGGTGCGGGCCCTCGAGGTCGCGCGAGACGCGGGCGCGCTCGTCGTCGCCGTCACGAGCGTGGCCGACTCGACCCTCGCCCAGGTCGCCGACGTGGTGCTGCTCACCCATGCGCACGAGTCGCCGTTCCGGATGGCGGCGATGTCGAGCCGCATCGCCCAGCTCGCGCTCGTCGATGTGCTGTTCGTACGGGTGGTGCAGCACCGCGGCGAGCCCGTCGCCGTGTCTCTCCAGCTCACGCACGACGCCGCAGCCCCGCGCCGCCGTCGCTGA